One Nocardia iowensis DNA window includes the following coding sequences:
- a CDS encoding non-ribosomal peptide synthetase, which produces MSPNQVIAELEKAGVHLWEESGKLRFRAPKGVMTGERVAVLREQKEAILAALRSAGLPTVVADPAHAHDPFPLTDVQTAYVMGRRHRYAYGGIACHMYVEVEYDELDPVRVEQAWNRLIAHHDMLRAVVSDEGFQQVLPEVPHYPIPVADLRTGTDEAVETFLTKVRDELGHQQISTDKWPLFELRLTLAPARAVLHVSVDFLLADWASISMLLDQLERLQRDPDYALPQTDVSFRDYVLAERGMRDAAQYQLDRDYWLDRVDDLPPAPELPTSSREDDLPTFTRRELHLAPDDWVAFKRRAGGAGVTASGAVLAAYAEIIGMWARRPDFTLNLTLLNRLPLHPHVPVLVGDFTSVTLLEVRPGGAASFAERAQRLGTQLFDDMDHRLFSGIEVIREIARRRSQDEALMPVVFTGSIGLDSGNDEASLGRLGYGISQTPQVWIDCQALERDGALQLNWDVRTEVFPDGLVDDMFAAFEDLLVRLARDEDVWNAQAPVSLSPEQARRRTEVNATTGLIPDTLLHEPVLAAARRHPDRVAVIDAAGSYTYHQLCARARGIADAIGQAGAAPGDIVAIAVDKGLDQIAAVLGALAAGGVYLPIDPGQPVTRRDRILSDSGAAFLVGAQADTTAPTSVRAIGLDEIAANTATFELAARNRTPDDLAYVIYTSGSTGTPKGVMISHRAAANTIADISERFEVTAEDRVLGLANLGFDLSVYDIFGTLGAGGTLVLPDAARRGEPSHWAELVARHGITVWNSVPAQLQMLSHYLSAHPDLAFPSLRLALLSGDWIPVTLPDEIRARVPGLRLISLGGATEASIWSIHYPIDAVDPDASSIPYGYPLRNQTFHVYDHEMRDRPEWVAGELYIGGVGVALGYLNDEERTGQRFRRHPVTGETLYRTGDFGRYLPSGAIEFLGREDDQVKIRGHRIELAEVESALLSHPAVSGAVVLVDGGEALRRRLAAFVAATEPLEDLHLDRYLRDLLPGYMCPSAVHPVAAIPVTANGKVDRAALASELRGLSGVAAMGGDEPAEGLETTLAQLWAEVLKIEKVGRHDDFFALGGNSLLSTQLVAKLRDRVPEAAGMYFDTLVRELLPEPTVAAMARYLSSVGQAAQPEPARRKIVSPLVHLGHGTADPVVVLVHDGTGKFYNFAALPNLLDPDRKVLGLTAGDAETYLRTEPELLLERRAAAYARFVRTERPGRVQVAGYGATAVLALELAREIAAAGTEVDKVVLVDPYRLSDLARDDAELEYLFAKEIGVAPAAVGFPPTLAQVAGHPWSTTSAERIAAIGALVEIATDLTTAKRYDIFRATVDALRGYRVQPYDGPVVVVGSAPEPELTGLVDELRTGGLGDVTVHHPSPDEKFALLAALLNEARS; this is translated from the coding sequence ATGAGTCCCAATCAAGTTATCGCGGAACTGGAAAAGGCCGGGGTGCATCTCTGGGAAGAATCGGGCAAGCTCCGATTCCGCGCCCCGAAAGGGGTGATGACCGGCGAACGCGTCGCGGTCCTCCGGGAGCAGAAGGAGGCGATCCTCGCCGCCCTGCGCAGCGCGGGACTGCCCACCGTCGTCGCCGATCCCGCGCACGCACACGATCCGTTCCCGCTCACCGACGTGCAGACCGCGTACGTGATGGGCCGCAGGCACCGATACGCCTACGGCGGCATCGCCTGCCACATGTACGTCGAAGTCGAGTACGACGAACTCGATCCCGTCCGGGTGGAGCAGGCCTGGAATCGCCTGATCGCGCACCACGACATGCTCCGTGCCGTCGTCTCCGACGAGGGCTTTCAGCAAGTGCTGCCGGAGGTTCCGCATTACCCGATCCCGGTCGCCGACCTGCGCACCGGCACCGACGAGGCCGTCGAAACGTTCCTGACCAAGGTCCGGGACGAGCTCGGTCATCAGCAGATCAGCACCGACAAGTGGCCGCTGTTCGAGTTGCGCCTCACCCTGGCCCCGGCCAGGGCCGTGCTGCACGTGTCGGTGGACTTCCTGCTCGCCGACTGGGCCAGCATCTCGATGCTGCTCGATCAACTCGAACGATTGCAGCGGGACCCGGATTACGCACTGCCGCAGACCGATGTGTCGTTCCGCGACTACGTGCTCGCCGAGCGCGGCATGCGGGACGCGGCCCAGTACCAACTCGACCGCGACTACTGGCTCGACCGCGTCGACGACTTGCCGCCCGCTCCCGAACTGCCCACCTCGTCGCGCGAGGACGACCTGCCGACATTCACCCGCAGGGAGCTGCACCTGGCGCCCGACGACTGGGTCGCCTTCAAACGGCGTGCCGGCGGGGCGGGCGTGACCGCGTCGGGTGCGGTGCTCGCCGCCTACGCCGAGATCATCGGAATGTGGGCGCGGCGACCGGATTTCACGCTGAACCTGACGCTGCTCAACCGGCTGCCGTTGCATCCGCATGTGCCCGTGCTGGTCGGTGACTTCACCTCGGTCACCCTGCTCGAGGTGCGCCCTGGTGGGGCCGCCAGCTTCGCCGAGCGGGCCCAGCGGCTCGGCACGCAACTGTTCGACGACATGGACCACCGGCTGTTCTCCGGCATCGAGGTGATCCGCGAGATCGCTCGTCGGCGCAGCCAGGACGAGGCGCTGATGCCGGTGGTCTTCACCGGCTCGATCGGCCTGGACAGCGGCAACGACGAGGCATCGCTCGGCCGGTTGGGCTACGGCATCAGTCAGACACCGCAGGTGTGGATCGACTGCCAGGCCTTGGAGCGCGACGGCGCCCTGCAATTGAACTGGGATGTGCGCACCGAGGTGTTCCCCGACGGCCTGGTGGACGACATGTTCGCCGCCTTCGAGGACCTGCTCGTCCGCCTGGCCCGCGACGAGGACGTGTGGAATGCGCAAGCGCCGGTGTCATTGTCACCGGAGCAGGCACGGCGCCGCACCGAGGTCAACGCGACGACCGGCCTGATCCCCGACACCCTTTTGCACGAGCCGGTGCTCGCGGCCGCGCGGCGCCACCCGGACCGGGTCGCGGTGATCGACGCCGCGGGCAGCTACACCTATCACCAGCTGTGCGCCCGCGCCCGCGGCATCGCGGACGCCATCGGGCAGGCCGGTGCGGCGCCGGGTGACATCGTCGCCATCGCGGTGGACAAGGGCCTGGATCAGATCGCGGCCGTGCTCGGCGCATTGGCGGCCGGTGGCGTGTACCTGCCCATCGATCCGGGTCAGCCGGTGACGCGGCGGGATCGCATCCTGAGCGACTCCGGTGCCGCGTTCCTCGTCGGCGCGCAGGCCGACACCACCGCGCCGACCTCGGTCCGAGCCATCGGACTCGACGAGATCGCCGCGAACACCGCGACTTTCGAGCTCGCGGCGCGCAACCGCACCCCCGACGACCTGGCCTACGTGATCTACACGTCCGGCTCGACGGGCACGCCGAAGGGCGTGATGATCAGCCACCGGGCCGCGGCGAACACGATCGCCGACATCTCCGAGCGCTTCGAGGTCACGGCCGAGGACCGCGTGCTCGGCCTGGCCAATCTCGGCTTCGACCTGTCGGTCTATGACATCTTCGGCACCCTGGGTGCGGGCGGCACCCTCGTGCTGCCCGACGCGGCTCGGCGGGGCGAACCGTCGCACTGGGCCGAACTGGTTGCGCGCCACGGCATCACGGTATGGAACTCGGTGCCCGCTCAGCTGCAGATGCTGAGCCACTACCTGTCGGCGCACCCCGACCTTGCCTTCCCGTCGCTGCGGTTGGCGCTGCTGTCCGGGGACTGGATTCCGGTCACCCTGCCCGACGAGATCCGGGCCAGGGTGCCGGGTCTGCGGTTGATCAGCCTCGGCGGTGCGACCGAGGCGTCGATCTGGTCGATCCACTACCCCATCGATGCGGTCGATCCGGACGCGTCGAGCATTCCCTACGGCTATCCGTTGCGGAATCAGACCTTCCACGTCTACGACCACGAAATGCGGGACCGTCCCGAGTGGGTAGCGGGGGAGTTGTACATCGGCGGGGTCGGCGTTGCCCTCGGCTACCTCAATGACGAGGAGCGGACCGGGCAGCGTTTCCGACGCCACCCGGTCACCGGTGAAACGCTTTATCGCACGGGTGATTTCGGCCGATACCTGCCGTCGGGGGCGATCGAGTTCCTCGGCCGGGAGGACGACCAGGTCAAGATTCGGGGCCATCGCATCGAGCTGGCGGAGGTGGAGTCGGCGTTGCTGTCGCACCCCGCGGTGTCCGGCGCGGTCGTGCTCGTCGACGGCGGCGAGGCGCTGCGCCGCAGGTTGGCCGCGTTCGTCGCGGCCACCGAGCCGCTGGAGGACCTGCACCTGGACCGCTACCTGCGCGATCTGCTGCCCGGCTATATGTGCCCGTCGGCGGTCCACCCGGTGGCGGCGATACCGGTCACCGCGAACGGGAAGGTCGATCGCGCCGCGCTCGCCTCCGAACTGCGCGGCCTGTCCGGTGTGGCGGCCATGGGCGGCGACGAGCCGGCCGAGGGTCTGGAAACCACGCTGGCACAGCTGTGGGCCGAAGTACTCAAGATCGAGAAGGTCGGTCGGCACGACGATTTCTTCGCACTCGGTGGCAATTCGCTGCTGTCGACGCAGCTGGTGGCGAAGCTGCGCGATCGGGTGCCGGAGGCGGCGGGCATGTACTTCGACACGCTGGTGCGCGAACTGCTCCCGGAGCCGACGGTGGCGGCCATGGCCCGCTATCTGTCGAGCGTTGGTCAGGCGGCGCAGCCGGAACCCGCGCGGCGCAAGATCGTGTCGCCGCTGGTGCATCTCGGCCACGGGACCGCGGACCCGGTTGTGGTGCTCGTGCACGACGGCACCGGCAAGTTCTACAACTTCGCCGCGCTGCCGAACCTGCTCGACCCGGATCGAAAGGTGTTGGGGCTCACCGCCGGTGACGCCGAGACCTATCTGCGCACCGAGCCGGAACTGCTGCTGGAGCGGCGGGCCGCGGCGTACGCGCGCTTCGTCCGCACCGAGCGTCCGGGCCGGGTCCAGGTGGCCGGTTACGGCGCGACCGCGGTGCTCGCGCTCGAGTTGGCTCGCGAAATCGCGGCCGCCGGAACGGAAGTCGACAAGGTGGTGCTGGTCGATCCGTATCGCCTGAGTGATCTCGCCCGCGACGATGCCGAACTCGAGTACCTGTTCGCGAAGGAGATCGGGGTCGCACCGGCGGCGGTGGGCTTCCCGCCGACCCTCGCGCAGGTGGCCGGGCATCCGTGGAGCACGACCTCGGCCGAGCGGATCGCGGCGATCGGCGCGTTGGTCGAGATCGCCACGGACCTGACAACGGCCAAGCGCTACGACATCTTCCGCGCGACGGTAGATGCGTTGCGCGGCTACCGGGTTCAGCCGTACGACGGGCCGGTCGTCGTCGTCGGATCGGCCCCGGAACCGGAGCTGACCGGGTTGGTGGACGAGCTGCGCACCGGTGGCCTCGGCGATGTCACGGTCCATCATCCGTCGCCCGACGAGAAGTTCGCGCTGCTCGCCGCACTCCTGAACGAGGCGCGATCATGA